A DNA window from Thermoleophilia bacterium contains the following coding sequences:
- the hisH gene encoding imidazole glycerol phosphate synthase subunit HisH, whose translation MVALLDFEMSNLRSAGKALERLGARVRIATRPEEAAGADAIVLPGVGRFGAAMERLESGGFAGMLREAAGAGVPVLGICLGLQVLFEDSEESPGVPGLGILKGRVRRLRTDMKVPHIGWSEVTWRDGAMLAPVGGAAGSRTYYFVHSYVCEPASAADVLGTAVHGTRFAAAAGHGCVMGLQFHPEKSSTAGLSLLGHWLDGVRSGRAVAA comes from the coding sequence ATGGTCGCCCTGCTGGATTTCGAGATGAGCAACCTTCGGAGTGCCGGAAAGGCGCTTGAGCGCCTCGGGGCGCGTGTACGAATCGCGACGCGCCCCGAGGAGGCCGCCGGCGCGGACGCGATCGTGCTGCCCGGTGTCGGGCGGTTCGGGGCCGCCATGGAGCGCCTCGAGAGCGGCGGCTTTGCCGGCATGCTCCGTGAAGCCGCAGGTGCGGGGGTACCCGTGCTCGGAATCTGCCTGGGTCTCCAGGTTCTGTTCGAGGACAGCGAGGAGAGTCCGGGCGTTCCAGGCCTCGGTATCCTCAAAGGGCGGGTGCGGCGTCTGCGAACGGACATGAAGGTTCCGCACATCGGCTGGAGTGAGGTGACCTGGAGAGATGGCGCGATGCTCGCGCCGGTCGGGGGTGCGGCGGGATCCCGCACGTACTACTTCGTCCACTCCTACGTGTGCGAGCCCGCGAGCGCGGCCGACGTCCTCGGAACGGCGGTGCACGGAACCCGATTTGCCGCCGCCGCGGGGCACGGATGCGTGATGGGACTGCAGTTCCACCCCGAGAAGTCGAGCACCGCAGGCTTGTCGCTCCTAGGGCATTGGCTTGATGGCGTGCGTTCCGGCCGGGCGGTGGCAGCATGA